A stretch of Argiope bruennichi chromosome 10, qqArgBrue1.1, whole genome shotgun sequence DNA encodes these proteins:
- the LOC129988950 gene encoding zinc finger protein 239-like, with translation MAGSVKGDETNLIDDLCVKDINSEINSLKEIPTVEEKFICDICGKSFSKITNFNYHYRTHTNEKPFSCHLCSKKYSQKTALNYHIFVHLNEKPFSCDICGKNFSRKPSLKYHYRTHTNEKPYSCEVCSKKFTCNSHLIGHSRTHTKEKPYSCDLCSKTFRRKTYLTAHLALHKNEKPYSCEICSKSFSQKFRLNYHRRIHTNEKTFVCEICCRGFMEKNHLKNHLRIHTKEKPYSCDVCNKRFTQKSALNFHYTTHTNEKPYNCEICSKKFSLKSHLSLHLLTHTNEKPYSCDICNKGFSHKSNYNRHLVTHSDEKPYACDKCSKSYYQKSHLNRHYLIHTKEKSISYDL, from the coding sequence ATGGCAGGCTCTGTCAAGGGTGATGAAACAAATTTGATTGATGATCTGTGTGTTAAAGACATTAACAGTGAAATAAATTCCCTAAAAGAGATTCCCACAgttgaagaaaaattcatatgtGATATCTGTggtaaatcattttctaaaattactaattttaattatcattatcgaactcatacaaatgaaaaaccatTTTCTTGTCATCTatgcagtaaaaaatattctcaaaaaactgctttgaattatcatatttttgttcatttaaatgaaaaacccTTTTCTTGTGATATATGTGGTAAAAATTTTTCTCGAAAAccaagtttaaaatatcattatagaaCTCATACCAATGAAAAACCCTATTCTTGTGAAGTATGCAGTAAAAAATTTACTTGCAACAGTCATTTAATTGGACATTCACGAACCCATACAAAGGAGAAACCTTATTCTTGTGATTTGTGCAGTAAAACATTTCGTCGTAAAACTTATTTAACTGCACATTTAGctcttcataaaaatgaaaaaccttATTCTTGTGAAATATGCAGTAAAagtttttctcagaaatttcgtttaaattaCCATCGCCGAATTCATACCAATGAAAAAACTTTTGTGTGTGAAATATGCTGTCGAGGATTTATggagaaaaatcatttaaagaatcATCTTcgtattcatacaaaagaaaaaccctATTCTTGTGATGTGTGCAATAAGAGATTTACACAAAAATctgctttaaattttcattatacaaCTCATACCAATGAAAAACCTTACAACTGTGAAATATGcagtaaaaaattttctcttaaaagtcATTTAAGTTTGCATTTACttactcatacaaatgaaaagccCTATTCTTGTGATATATGCAATAAAGGATTTTCTCATAAAAGTAATTACAATAGACATTTAGTTACTCATTCAGATGAGAAACCCTATGCTTGTGATAAATGCAGTAAAAGTTATTatcaaaaatcacatttaaatcgCCATTATCTAATTCATACAAAGGAAAAGTCTATTTCTTAtgatctatga